The nucleotide sequence tggcTCAGCCTGGTTGTTTGCTGGTGatctttgagatagaatctcttgaacttttccaattaggctgactttgaaaacTTTGGTCCttctcctctcagcctcctgagtacctaagattacagatgggagTCACAAGTAAGTAGTTGTGACTGTACTTGTGTAGTCGCCTTATGTCACATTCTTGCCAACGCTTGTTATTGTATGGAAATTATTTCTTACTTtatattatgttattttatttgcttattgtatgaagctggagatggaacctgaaaggaaaattgtcccagaagaaccacagaccatagacaaagtcacgtagagccaaagagtttattgccagcaggacgggcaaggccaagttcccacagaggagaggaaaatggcacctgaactctcttttagGGGGGTCTTtctaccctcatgcaactaaggtgggaggcgCCAGTTCAGAACCTAGGGCCTTATGTGTGTTAAGCAAGCATTTTAACTCTGATCTCCACCATTTCCCCAAAGATAAAGTATTGTTATTGGTTTCTTCAGACAGTTGTCTTGCTATGGTCCAGCCCACGCTGGCCTGGAACTTTCagtccttctgccttagcctgTGAGGATCAGGTTCCTGGAGCAACTTTTCACATCATCCCATTCTttgctccttcctcttttttttctttctttcttttttttggtcagtcatggggcttgaactcagggccgggcactgtccctgagctcttcagctcaaggccagtgttctaccacttgagccacagcaccacttctggttttctggtggttaattggagataagagtctcatgggctttcctgcccaggctggctttgaaccatgcaccttagccttctgagtagctaggatgccaggcctgagccacgggcGCCTGGCTCCCCTTCCTCTTTTATGGGCTAGCAGTGTCTCACTGAACCCTGGCCTCCTGGGCCAGGTACCTTTCCTCCCTAGAACACTATTCTCCAAGACTTACGTGTATTTGCTGAGTTGACTAGATAATGACAGTACAGTATACGGAGTTTAGCCCAAAGATCTCATTACCAGGGAGGTATAAACAAGCAGGACTGAGCTTGCAGGAGAGCAATAAAAATGATGAAGGGGCTGGCTCTGTTTACTCAAGGAAAGATTAAAAGAAGCACATTTTTAGGAGGCGGGACACTGACTCCGTGGTTGTTAGGGGAGAGGGGTGATTAGGGTCAGGAAGGGGAGTTAATGGAGATGTGATGAGAAGGAGCCAGACACTTCCACACAAACACGCACACCAAACTGTTCACAACCGCTGTCTTCATAATAGCTCGAAAGGGAAATCATCCACACATCTATCTGTAGACGAAAAGATGAACAGTGTAGCCCTATAGTAAAAtactactcagcaataaaaaaaaaggagagattgATGTTTGCAACATgaattgttttcaaaataataCGCAGGCTGGGGGTGCAGCTCAGTGTGTAATGTATGAGGTGCTGTGTTCCAGCTCCAGCACTGAAAACTAATTAAATGACAGTAAATGAAAGAAGTCAGACCAAAATAAGTATGTACTGAATGATTCTATGTGTAAAGAAGTCAGGAAGCTGTAGACTACACTGTAACAACGGAACGCAGATTAGTGATTGGTTGGGGACAGGGTGGAAGGAAGATGAGTGTGTTTACTATCATATTCGTGATGGTGGTTTCACCTGTGTGCATACAGGTCAAGTTCATTAAATGGTTTCTCATGTTCAGTGCTGGGACTctcacatgttaggcaagtgcaaCATTCCCATTCCTAATTTGTACAATTTATGTGCACCTCAATAAAGTGGTAataataatttgtgtgtgtgccggtcctggggcttgaactcaaggcctgggtgctgcccctgagcttgcttgcttgcttccttccttcctccttccctcccttccttccttcttctcaaggctaccacttgcacttgagccatatcttcatttctggctttttggtggttacagatgagagtctcaaggactatcctgcctgggctggcttccaactatgatcttcAGGTGTCAGCTTCGtgaattaggattacaggcgtgagccaccagtgcccagcttttagtAATGATTTTTAAAGCTGTTAATACTGAGAGAATGAACCTGAGAGAGAGATCCCTGAAAAGGAGAATGAGAAATTTTACTGTATCCAGGGAGCTGACCCACCATCTTGAATTAGTCGTCCCAAGTGAGCTTAGCCACGAAAGGCTTCCCAAGGAGAATAGGGAAGGAATGGAGGGCGTACTGGGCCAGATTTGATATACGTGTGTGAAAATCTTGTCAGAAACACAGGTTTCTGGGTAAAATGTTGACATGTCATTTGATATTTAATTCTCCTGGACTTGGTCTCATTGCCTTAGGCCCCTGGGTTCCCACACCATCCAGGTCCTTCCTTCTCAATCTCCAGCTAAACGAAGCATGGATGTGAAGGCAGCTGGAAGGGGGGACCTGGCAGGGAACACCTCGGACTCTATGGTACTCACACCTGGTCCCCTTTCTTTCTGGGGTGGGCTCTGTGGGTGGGAGGAAGTAGAAGAGAGCACACGCTAGCCTCAGAGTGGCCTCAGGCCAACGCTGCCTGGAACCTTCCAAAAGGGATGCGGTAAAACATTCCTGAAATCCACACTAGAAGAGGACCTCCCAGGGACTAGGAGGAAGGATCAAGGATTCTTAAGACCTGGTTCTTTTGCTTTAGACCTAATTGGGTCCTCAGAAGGCTgggttcccttcctttctctcttctctttctctccttccctactGCTCTCTGCCCTTTCCCCGTTCCAGAAGCCTAGACCAAGTCCCTACGTAGCTGTCATTGTTCAACAttctctgggttgtttccaaaccTCAACCTTTCCAGTGATGAGCCATTTTATCAGCATCGCCCTGTACATCTGGTTCCACGTTTCCCTCCCAGGAGTAGGGGATTATGGTCAatacttttgttatttattttctattggtGTGGCTATGAACCTTAGGGCTTcaagcatgttaggcaagtgctctacgaAAGGGCTACATCTTCAGCCTCCTACTTCAgggtgcttttgttgttgtttttgttggtcattggACTTGAACCCAatgcccgggcactgtccctgagctcttttgctcaaggctagagctcttccaccttgaatcacagctccacctcgggttttctggtggtttcattggaggtaagagactcatggactttcctgcctgggctggctttgaactaagatcctcagatctcagcctctggatgcAGTGAAATAGCTAAAAGCATTTGCCTTAAAGGAGAAGACCGGCTTttccttattttactttttgttgtgcCTTGTTTCTTGATAATCTAAGGTGAGAAATTCTAAAGAATATGTAGCAGGCACAGACCTGTGCTCCTGAGCCTAGAATGAGGCGGAGAAGAGTAGGCGGGGCCGAGAAGAGCTGTGCCAACACAGATTTGTGCTATTGGGACCTGCATTTCACCACAAGGCTCATCCAGGGATGGGCTGTTGTCTAGAAAAGGTGCCCCTGCTTCAGGCCGAGGCATCTAGGGGCATGGGAACAGAGTTGGTGGCTAAGGGCTAGAATACAAAAGGACTTGACTCATGCCAAGGGGCTATGGAAATTCCTCTGACCCCAGATATAGGTTGAGAAAGCTGGGGGATTCTCagtgggaagggaagagatggaGATGGGTTGATTTTGACTTTGCATGGGGCCTGATAATGCCTTTCTGGTTTCAGGGGTCAGATGTTGAGAAGGGAGCCAAAGTTTATGAACTCCAGGATACCCAGTCTTTTGCATCATCAGCCCCGACATCAGGCCGTGCTTCTACTCAGTACTTCATTCTCTTCTCACTCCTGGGTTAGAAATTCAGCCAACAAATACCATCATGCTGtccagtatacactatgtggaaaatgaactatgtaacctgTGAGCAGGGATAGAAGGGGGAAATAGGAGAAAGTGCAGGGGTAAggttgtccaaaaaagaaatgtactcatacctgacttaggaaatggcTACTCCTCtgtaaaacaataacaataaaattatatttaaaaaataaagaaactaaaaatccAACAATACCAAGGCAAACCCCAAGAAAATTAGCTTGACTCTTAGGCTTCCCAATTCAATTTTTCCACTTTTTCTAAGCCCCTGGGAGGGTTGTTACTCTTCTTTGTGCTTCAAAAAGccctacattatataatatatagcaccATGTAATTTTGGCTTACATCTGTCTCTTTAACAATCTGCATTCTTGGAACAGGAACTGTTCTTGCTGTGTCCATCATGGCCAGGTCAGGGCCGCTCACAGAGAAGACAGATGCTCACAAACCCACAAGAATCGCTCCAGAAGTAAAAGTGGACCCTTGGGGGACAGAGCCAAGAGAACCTAGCAACTGCGTGCCTTCCATACAACATCCTTGGCCTTGGATGGAACTTCAAGATACCTGGCCATCCTCTTGCTCACTCTGCCCTCTGGCCCAGGATACTGCCAAAGATGGCAGTTCCAGCTGGCAAGTGCTAAGCTTTTCTTCCTGGAAGGATTCTTGGCTTGGGAGCTGGCCTTTGTCTTTGACGCCCTCACTTGCTGAGGACACGGAGCCATGTTTTCTGACTCCGTTTTGTTCCCAAAGCCCTGTGCCCAACCCCTTCTCCCCACGTGCATGTTTTCTGTGGGGGACAGCTGTCCAAATATGTGATGTTGAAAGAGTAGCACGGTCTCTAGCCATAAGTGCCATGCCTGTGGGCATCTTTAGCTTTAACTAACCAAGGTAAAGCTATAGCTCATGTGATGGATGGATTGAGAGAGAACAGTATCAGGAAGGGCCTGGTTAGCATGACAGTGTGGTCTGGGTCAATGCCCaaaacactgggggggggggcagggggcagtaaCACAGCCTCCCGGCTCATTCACTAACAATTCACTTCAGAAACCCAATGGACATGACTCTTGGAATCCCCTTGCACCTGTTCAGATTCTGGAGTCTTGGGGACCACCACCCTTAGGACAGCCACTACAGAACTTTGCCCTGGGGCCCAGGGAACACCCAATCACAactactttattttccttttaattgttCTGAAGGATATACACCACATATCCCATGGCAATAAAGCGCATTCGATGTGTTTATAAGCCAAACAGTCACTTTGTTTAAGCAAACACatatacaaagtaaaataaaaccacaaaataatgaactccatgttcATAACATACAAAAATCGCCGCCTACTCAGTAGGTAACTACAACATTCCAACTCctgaatatatgtataaatttacattttcagttaaaaaaatagaCTTCTGAGAGTTCAGATTTAGTTGTAGATTTAGTTCTCTTACATTCTGGAGACCTGAGGCTCAGCTCAGCCCCTTCCTTACGTTGTTCCCAAAGCCTCCCCGAAGTCATCCACTCCTCGCCCCCTTAAGGCTAGAGGTAAGCAGGCCCCTCCCAAGTGCACATGTCAAGCCGTCAGCAAGGTGTGTCACACAAAAGGCACCAAGACGTGAAACTGTTTTAaccaaaaggacaaaaaaaaaaaaaactttcaaaaaaggaaaaaccaaacCATATTTTTGTCACATGTGAGAGTACAgtcaagcaatatttacaaaaaggTTAACGGAACAACACTCTGACACATGCTCTGATTAATACCTAGGACTGCTGTTTCAAAAAATGCTTCAAACTTATTGTCACAGCATCACAAAATAGAGGATCACCATTggtttgcttggcttttctttgtttccccCCCTGAAAGTGAGGACCTAATTCCAAATAATACAATAGAGAATACGAATTATCTTCACATCAAGAGTACCCCAAGAGAAACAAAATCCATGGCACAGGCACTGTACAAGGATACAGGGGTGAGTCTCCGAGGGCCCCAACCCCATTTGCCAACTTGTTTTTCTAGCATTGAAGGGAGCAAGGGGTCAGGCATATGATGGAGATGATACTGAAATGATTTATCCAATATCCATGCAAATCAAGTTCTTTGGATAGAGGTGAAGAACTTGGACATGGTTGTTTCAGGCAGCTGAAGTCAAAGGAatctggggggaaggggaagtggaCAAAGGATTGTTGGCCAACAGACCTTCCACTCCAACTAGAGAGGAAGGACTGGGCGCGGAGAACCGCCATCGACCTAAGAGGCCCGCCCCTCTTGGGTCATCTCCTGTCCTTGGTGtgtctctctgtttcccttcAGCAGATTTCAATTGTCCTAGGAGAAAAGGTGGCCGTCATGTCCGAAAGGCCCGTGGAGGCGCTGAAGGAGTTGGTGACGGCCGCTGGGAAGCTGCTGACCTGGGCGGGGAAAGCGGGAGGGACGGAGGCGTAGGTGGTGGCCACGGAGGGGGACGCGAAGCCACTGTGCACAGGGGACGGGTAGGTAGACGAGCTGGGGGAGGAGTAGGAGGTGGGCACGGGGGACGGGTATGAAGTCACGGGGGACGGGTAAGAGGTAGCCACGGGGGACGGGTAAGAGGTAGCCACGGGGGACGggtaagaagagagggaggaggcggCCGTGGAGGCCACCACGCTTTTGTCTGCTTTCTTGTCCTTCTGCCGCAAGTGGATCTTGGTGTGCCTCTTGCGCTCGTCGCTGCGGGCGAACTTCCTCCCGCAGATGTCGCAGGCGAAGGGCTTCTCGCCGGTGTGCGTGCGGATGTGGGTGGTGAGGTGGTCGCTGCGGCTGAAGTTGCGCATGCAGATGCGacactggaagggcttctggcCCGTGTGGATGCGGATGTGGCGGGTGAGCTCGTCAGAGCGGGAGAAGCGCCGGTCGCAGGACTCCACCGGGCAGGCGTAGGGGCGCTCGTGGGGGGGGGTCTTGCTGGGCCGGTTGGGGTACTTGCGCATGCGGCTGGGTTTGATGAGCTGGGACTGGTAGGTCGTGTTGAGAGTCTTTAGGTCCTGAGAGCCAGACTGCGTGGCAAAGGCCTTGATCGTGGAGAGTGGAGTCAGGGAAGGCTGCTGGGTGCGGCTCTCCAGGCCCTGGAAGGGCTTCTGATCtggggtgcccaggcccaggtctCCCTGCTGCTGTGGAAACAGGTAGTCCGGGATCATGGGCACCTGGAAGCCGCCCTTGGCTGCAGGGTAGGCAGGAGGCGGGTACTGGAGCGCGGCGGCGCCTGTCGGGCCTGGAAAGGCCTGGCCTGGCGGCTCCGGGAAAATGTCAGTGTTGGGCGTGGGGAAGGTGGGCGCCGCCGAGTAGATGGGGCTGCTGTCGTTGGATGGCACTGCGCAGCTCAGGGGTGGGCTCTGGGAGgccgacgaggaggaggaggccactgGAGACGGTGCCGAGGACGAGGAGGTGGGCGGGTTGGTCATGCTCACCAGGCCACTGACGAGGCTGAAGAGGGGCTCGGGCCATAAGGTGTTGCCACTGTTGGGCGCAGGCTCCAAAGAGAAGCGGCCGGTGTAGGTGATAGGAGGTAACCGAGTGGTTTGGCTGGGGTAACTCGTCTCCACCATCACCTTCTCGCTATTCAGAGAAATGTCAGGAAACGACTCtggcaggagagagagaacaagaaggggGGGAAGGCCTGGTTACTGGAGAGTCACCACTGGAGGACAACGGGGACCCCAGGCTTGGGTCGGCCGGCTCCCACGGCCTCCCGAGCTGGTTAATAATTGATAGGAGCAGATTGCAATGTTCCTGGACCTGCTCCAGCGGCAGAGCCCATTTCAACAACATCTGACGCAAGCAGAGAATCCCCCTCCACTGCAGCTCCCAGCGATCGGGCAGCAGGAGCTGCCACCGGCGGGCGGGCCAGGGATTCCCGCTAGCACCCCAGCGGCTGCCGCCCGCGCCCGCCACGCGCCCCCCACCACGGGCGGCCAGGGCATCATCCCCGGCCCTGGATACCGTCCCTTCCTCGGGGGACAGGCGGCAGGCAAACGCAAGCCTTCCTggaggaagcggggggggggggggagagcagtcCTGCTCATCAAAACAAGCCCTCCCCCTTTCCACCCACCCACGCAGCGCCGGAGCTCTCCATCCAAAACAAATGCTCCGTCCTCTGCGCACCGCTAGGATtgcggggcgggtggggggggggcggctaggCAGGCAGCCTTCCAATCTAACACCACCggtacccccaccccccccacacacaggatGCGGAGAAGGCAGGGGAAACCCCCAGTGGTCTCCCCGAGGGGCTGGAGCGCTCCTGCGGCGAGGGACGTCAGGAGGGAGGCGAGAGGGGGCtcgcgccccgcccggcccggcccggggcacCGCTTACCTGCGGTCAGGTGCTCGTAGGGCTGCTCCCCCGGCTCCCCCTGGGGGTTGAaggcgctgccgccgccgccgccgccgccgctgctgctgccgccgcctccacctccgccgcccccgccgccggtgctgccgccgccgctgttCGCAGCGCTGCCCTCCGGGGCCCCGGCGGCCCCGAGGAACTGGGGAGCCCCGTTGCTCAGCAGCATCATCTCCTCCAGCTTGGGGTAGTTGTCCATGGTGGGTGAATGAGGAAAGGAGCCGAACGGGTCGGAGATCTGCAGCGGGGACATCAGCTGCATCTCGGCCTTGGCCgcggccatcccggacgagcggGGGCTTGGAGAGAGAGCTGGGGTTGTTTGGGGGCGGCGGGTGGGGCGCagccctggcggggggggggggtggtgcccTGGAGGTACACGGTGGGGGGGACACGCTCGCGGGGGGCCGGCCGGGTCACATGCGGGGCACAGTGGGGAGAGCGCAGGCGGGGGGTCCCCCCGGCTCGCGGCGGAGGACCGGCGTGGGCCCCGGCGTGGGCCCCGGCGCGCCGcggaggctgggcaggggccgGTCCGGCGGCGGCGGAAGCTGGCGGCGGCGGTACCGCGGGCAGCGGCTCCCCAAGTTGTGCGCGCTGGGATCTCTCGCGACTCCCCGGATCCGCCTCTATTTCAAGGGTCTGGAGCGGCTCGGGCCCGCCCCCGCCGTGACGTACATGGCCATATATGGGAAGCAGGAAGCCCTAATATGGCAGGACCGGCCGGGAGGACCCGGAGTGACGCGAAGCCCCCCCCCCGATCCCCGAGCGGGGGGCGCCGGCAGCCTCCTCCCCGGAgtccgccgcccgcgcccgctcCGGCATCCTCGGCTGCGGGGAAGCTCAGCGCGCGAGCCGCAGCCGGGGACTCCCGGACACCGAGCTCCCGAGCCCTGGGCGCTGCTGCCTCCGCCCCTCCGCACCCCCCTCCTCGCCCCCACCCCCGAGCCGGAAGCGGCAGGGCCATACCGGGCCACTCCATATAAGGCAATGCCCATATAAGGGCTGTTCCGGCGGGGGATCCTTCCTGCTCCTTATATGGCGTTTCCGGGTCGCCGGGTgccgctccctcccccctccctccctccctccctccgcgctCGCTGGCTCCCCGCTGGGCGTCCGGGAGCGCGCCGGAGCCGGGGACGCCCGCgtggggagggcgcggggagcTCGGGGCCGAGCGCGCGGCGGCTCCCACGGCACCCCGGGCGGGCGCGAGCCGGACTGGGGAAGCCCGGGCCCGGAGCGGGGGCGAGGGCGAGCCGGGCCGAGCCCGAGGTTCCGCAGCCGCCGTCCGGGACCGGCGCCCGCCCACCTCGGGGACTGGGAgaggcgcggcccggcccggccggcggGGGCAGAGGCCGTCCCCgagaggcggggcctggggccgggGCTTTGACCAATGGCTGGGTGACATTTTAGAAGtcattggggaaactgaggctaggcGATGGCGGTCACGTGATTCTCGGACACTGGGTGAGCGGCGGGGCGCCGGCTGGGACCGTGGTGGCCCGGGGCCCCCTTTTTCGCCATTCAGAAGCGAGAGGCGATTGTCTGGTCCGTGCTGGGGAAGCCGCCGCCCCAGGGGCCCGGGTGGAGGACCTGATCGCCTGGGTCGCGAGTTCGGTGCCCACCGGACGCtaagggtggaggggggggggttcccgcggcgctgcccccccccccaggcttccTGCGGCCCGGGCGCCCGGCCCTCCGCCGCGCGGGCTCTTCCGCCGCCTCCGCGCGCCCGCGCCGGGCGCCGGGCCAGGCCGGGGAGCCTTCGACGCAGCGAGCGCGGACTGAGCAGGCGCCGCGGCGCGGGCCTTCCCCGCAGTCCCCGGGGGGCCTCCCCGCCCGCGCGCCCGGGCCTCGGGGCAACCCTCCCCGCCCGAGCCGGGCCCGGGGTGCCGGGGCGAGCCGGACGGGGCAGGgaagccctccccgcccccaccccggagAAACGGGGGTTCCGGGAAGCTGCGGCTTCTGCCCTGCGCCCCCGATCGGGGGAGGTGCGTTTCCTTCTGCATTTAAAAAGCAGatcgtggggggagaggggaagggcagCCTGCGCCCAGCCCCTTGTGGGGGGGtcactcccccccccagccctttctctccctcttcccccctccccccatttccgtggtggggcttgaactcagggcctgggcgccgtccctgagctcttgggctagcattctaccacagcgccacttctggttttctggtggttcattggaggtaagagtctcatggactttgctgcctgggctggatttgaaccgcgatcctctgatcgcagcctcctgagtagccaggattacaggcctgagccaccggtgcccagccccccaccatttccttataaaaatcTACTTAAGGAGTCTAGCAAGGATCAGTTCTCCTTTACAGTTGAGCttgaactaacacacacacacacacacactttatttttgACCAATATGCTCCTCTACATTTGAACTTCCTTAGAGGCAGCAATGAAGAACCTCTCCCCTCAGAGCCTTGGGTTAGAGGACCGGAAGGGCACACAGGCGGTGTGTCAGGCCCTCGGTCCCTTTTGTCGCCCTCCACTGGAGTACTCTAGCCACACTTTTTGTACCTCACTTTTTTGGGACTGTAAAATGGGGCTGTTAATAATACCTCGGTGGACATATTGTGATGCAGACTGAAATCACTGGGGGCTGCCATCTGTAGAGTTCCAGTGTGCAGCTTCTATCGTGCTGTTGGCATTCAGTAAACAGTAGCTGGGGTTATTTTTAGGGGTGTTGGACCTAGGGCATCATCCATGCTCACCTGCCAATCCTCAgtcttcaacaaaacaaaacaccttggcATCTTTTCTGAAAAGTTGTACAGAGGGAGAGAGGCATTAAATTCTGACACAAGGATATTATCCCTGAGAGATCATCTGAATCCTTCCAACCGCAGTTGAAGGTCCTTTCCTAGAGTAGAACTTTTCAGCCGTGACTGTGCAGCAGATTCGTGTGAAGAGTGCTGGAAAAGGAAGCTTTTACCTTAAATCAGCCAAATCACAATTGTCCTGGACATGGGAATACCAGCAATGTGCATCCTTACACTGTGCATCCTTACACTGTGTCTGCGCAGTCAGAGCAAACCTGTTGTCCTAGGAGTCTAACATGTTAAGCTGGCCTAAGATATCTTCAGGTCCTTTCTGAAGCTGGACACTAGAAATCCTTATAGTTTTCATTTGTGGCCGACATTAGGTAGCTTTGTAATAGTCCACAGAGAGCGACTTCCTTTAGGGAACCGCTCTCATGTAGCTGGGAGAAGATAATCCCATCCTAAATGTAGGAGGAGGTGTGTAACCAAGGCCTGCCCATCATCTAGGATGAGGCAGTTAGGATACTGTCCAACAGCATTCTGTTTGTCACAGTAATTCATTCAAAACATGCCAGTGAGAATCACATCTAGAACTTTTTCTGGAGCTGCTATAAAAgaacaatttttcttttcctggtggtGCTAAACCAGTAGAATGTCAGCCTGAAGTCCATCTTATCCTGATGATTGGAGATCTTGTCTAAGAGTGAAGACGATGAAGAGGAAGTGAAAGGAgctgtacagggctgggaatgtggcctagtggtagagtgcttgcctagcatgcatgcagccctgggttccattcctcagtaccatataaacagaaaaagctggaagtggcgctgtggctcaagtggcagagtgctaaccttgaatcaaaagaagctagagacagtgcccaggccctgagttcaagccccaggactggcaaaaaaaaaataataataatagctgtaCATATTAAGAGTCAGTTTCCACATTTAGCTTTTCAGTAATGTAGGTCAATGCATTCCTTTTTT is from Perognathus longimembris pacificus isolate PPM17 chromosome 22, ASM2315922v1, whole genome shotgun sequence and encodes:
- the Egr1 gene encoding early growth response protein 1; amino-acid sequence: MAAAKAEMQLMSPLQISDPFGSFPHSPTMDNYPKLEEMMLLSNGAPQFLGAAGAPEGSAANSGGGSTGGGGGGGGGGGSSSGGGGGGGSAFNPQGEPGEQPYEHLTAESFPDISLNSEKVMVETSYPSQTTRLPPITYTGRFSLEPAPNSGNTLWPEPLFSLVSGLVSMTNPPTSSSSAPSPVASSSSSASQSPPLSCAVPSNDSSPIYSAAPTFPTPNTDIFPEPPGQAFPGPTGAAALQYPPPAYPAAKGGFQVPMIPDYLFPQQQGDLGLGTPDQKPFQGLESRTQQPSLTPLSTIKAFATQSGSQDLKTLNTTYQSQLIKPSRMRKYPNRPSKTPPHERPYACPVESCDRRFSRSDELTRHIRIHTGQKPFQCRICMRNFSRSDHLTTHIRTHTGEKPFACDICGRKFARSDERKRHTKIHLRQKDKKADKSVVASTAASSLSSYPSPVATSYPSPVATSYPSPVTSYPSPVPTSYSSPSSSTYPSPVHSGFASPSVATTYASVPPAFPAQVSSFPAAVTNSFSASTGLSDMTATFSPRTIEIC